TCTCTTCTTTATAAAAATTTCCAGTACTGAATAATTTCTAAGTGGATATGAACTATATTAATAGACACTAATAGGTACATTTCATCTGTTGAGTTATTATTGTTAGTTTTGAATACACATATTTGGATTTTGAAAATATGCATTGTGAACTAATAATTCTGTGCATCCTTGTCCATTGATAACTGCTATCTAGAGTTAGACACCAGTCACCATAACACTCTGTCAATGCCTCTGCAAAAGAAAAGTCTTAAACTATTACCATCAGTGATGAAACACTATAATCAGAAAGCTAAACACACATTCACAATACAATGATAGTAAGAAAATCTAGAGTCTTGCACATTTTATTGGGTGAATTGGATATTTGATGGACTATATAACATGATAATAATTGCATTTCAAAATATACCACAAGATGAAAACTGGAATAGCTACCTAtattatcacaaaataatacaatgTTAGTGTAATATATCTTTCTTGTAAAAGAGATATTAATAgagtatttacttttaaatttatttttgctaaAGTCTTTCCATAAACATTTCTACaatataaatgatattttatttgttctttaattttatgGAAGCATTACTCACTTCTCTGTAaatgttttaaagctttatttctgAATAAGGGCTTAATTACAACGTCTCCTGTGACAATTCTACCACAGCACAGTTTAAAGATGCATTCTTAACAAATATACTTAGGACATTCCTGAAATTACTCTTTAGTTCACCACCATCCTCAGTGCTGTGAGTATGTAGAAACATTAGAGAATTACGTGTGTTTGTTACATCTTGTTTAAGTGACTCTTTGGGGTCTCtcaatttttattcactttgttTTATGCCCTGGCATCCTGTCATGACATTTATTTCCTAATGAGTATTTGTTATCACTGTTATTGATTGTAAGTATGTAAATGGTTAGAATCCTGCAGTCCACACTGTCAGCTACAATGATCAAGAGGGGAACTGatcttttctcatttatttagagaaaaacaaatttgATTAATTTTAATAGTTTAATTCACACATGAATTCTCTCTATTTTATACTCCTGTTCTGACTCTGAATATTTCAATGTTGCATGTTCTAGTATTGcctaagaaaggaagagaaacaaagatttctttctagaaaatttaGCATTAATGAAATTCAGACTAGTTTTTAATTCATAgtaaaataatatacaaattattttcaCTTTATACTTGGCACTCTTTGGATTATTATGTAGCTCATTGTATTTAAGTTTTCAAATTGCAGAAtgggtgtactcatatacatttttcatatataaatagGTTGCAGCTAAATATTCAAGAGCTCAGGAAGGGCAATAGGACCATAACTGAACCAGATCTAAAATTCTCATCTTGAACTTAAAACATCGATGATCAGAGTCTAAGCCATGGTACTAACACAAAATTTAAACTTTCTCTGAAGTATAGTATCATCTTTTCCTGATTTATACAAAAATAAAGGATGAATATCTTACAGGTTGATATGGCATTTTTACTTTCAATTGCTTGGTCTGAGACTATGGGCCCTATTTTCAGTTCTCTGGGGAATGTTAAAAGTGACCTGAATATGGAAGAGACATTAAGCCATCTTCAGAAAACTAAGAACTCAACATTATCCCTTTTACTCCAAAATGACTGTCATTCTGATTTTAATGCTACCATGACATAAGATTTCAGGAGCAACTTCTGATGGTCTTTAGTTATTTAGTTTCTATAAATAACATTAAGATCAAGCTTACACGATTATATCAAAAACATGCCTTAGTGAAAGAAAACATCTGGAAAAACCTGTCTTGAATTTGCTTTGTCTTCACTCCATATATGATAGGGTTGAGAGTAGGGGGTACCACCACATAGAGGTTAGCAAAAAGAATGTGCACGTGACGTGGTATGCTGTGGCCCCCAAAACGGTGAGCAAAAAAGGTAAAGAGAGAAGGTGTATAGAACAGAAGGATGACACAGACGTGGGAACCACACGTACCCAGAGCCTTGAGTTGGGCATTTCGAGAAGGAATTCTAAATACTGTATGAAGTATAAGGGTGTAGGAGATGATGATAAGCACAATGTCTAGGCCTATGGAAAATAAAGGCACAGTCATTCCATAGTAAATATTGACTTTGATGCTGTCACAGGCTAACCTAGCAATGCCTATATGTTCACAGTATGAGTGGCGAATGATGTTCCTCCCACAATAATTGAGTCGATAAACTAGAAAAACCAAGGGGAAACAGATGAAGAAGCTTCTAGTCACAGATGCAATGCCCATTCTGCAGATTACTGAAGGTGTTAAAATGGTGGTGTATCTTAGTGGAAAGCAGATGGCTACATAACGGTCAAATGCCATGGCCAGCAGTATGGCAGACTCTGTCACAAACATGAAGTGCAGAAAAAACATCTGAGACACACAGCTAGCAAAAGAAATGCCTCCAGCTTGAAACCAAAAGATAGCAAGAACCTTTGGTGTGGTCACTGTAGATAGAATGATATCAGCCAAGGCCAACATGGAGAGGAAAATGTACATTGGTTCATGGAGACTGTGTTCTGTAAAGATTAGGAATATTAATAGGGTATTGCCTGTTAGAGCCACTATGTACATTGAACAGATGGGGATGGAGAGCCAAATGTGTACATCTTCTAATCCTGGGATCCCAATCATGGTGTACCAAATGTCTCTAAGGTTAGTGTGATTTGAAGACATCATCATCTCTTCTCCGTCCTCAGACACTAAATCTTGGAGCTGAAGGGAAATAGAAATTATACAAATTatgattgtttttattatattattaagaAATAGCACTTTAAGGACTTACTAAATTAATAATAGTTTGGCACTCATGATTCAGTAATAGCCAGGCAGAGTTTattaacaggaaaacacaaacttgaAAATATATGCTAACAGAGGTAATGATTATACTTAAAGAACcaaactttaaatattaaagtgAAGTTTAGATACTAtactaaatgttttgtttttaacatcaaATATGTAAATCCATGGATGTGTAGAAAGTTTCGCATATCACAgctggttttattttgttgtttattacTTGATTCTTAATCAAAATACTCTGTTCTGAAGTTGTCTTTTTAGGAGCCCAATATTACAGAGATTCATGTAAATACTACTCTATACTGTAAACCTTTTCATAAAGCAATGTGTTTTTCCTTATTTGGCAAAATATTCTTAGAAAGTAAAAGTGTCTAAAATCTTTGCTTTGCAGGGTCTTGTATTCACTAAGTGTAACATTAGAAATATGTTCTTGATACATGATCACAGTACTCAATTTTCCAACTAAAGCAATATGTGAGTATTCTTTTAGAGCTAATTCAGAATATATTGTCCTATTATTTTCTAAATCTCACTCTCTTACTCAAGTTTTTTCCACCTATACTGATTCTTTTTTCCCTATTAAATCTTATAGActgctccttctgtccttctaggaagaacaatagtatcaaTTAACCAGACCGCTAAGAGCTCTCAGGGATTAAGCCACAAACGCAAGAAGGATTCATAGTTCCtacttcatatgtagcagatgactgCCTCATCTGGTATCAGTGGAAAGGGAGGCtattggtcctatggaggcttgttGCCTCAGAGAATGGGAATGCTAGAGGGGGGAAGAGATAGTGGGTatatgggtgggggagcaccctcttagaggcaaaaagGGGTGGGGATAGATGGGAGGTTTATGGaatggagaccaggaagggggataacatttgaaatgtaaacaaataaaatgattaataaataaaaaattttatagaCTGTGTTTAAACTTTagtatttctctttgttttgatttatgaTCAAGtataatcacagagaaaggggaacTAACTCTGACTTATTTGTCAGAGAGAACAAATTGACAAATaagtcacaaaaataaaaaaattattgacCAAAAAAATTATTGATCAACTTAGGATCATCTTATGCTGAATAAATAACCAAATATAGgtcatgcatatattttatatcagCGACTTTCCTCAGTGACAAACTttaatatatgaatgtaagcaaCCACCTTTCAAATTAGGTCAGGACAGGAATACTGGgatacttttgtttttatagaatGTGTTTATTGGGAAAATGGCTTACCAAAAAGTTATTTTGGGAAATAATAACAGAGATGAGTAAAAGTCTATCAATAGCATAtataatttttcacatgaagacaTTTAGCATAGTAAAAGTTTTGAGAAATAAGGTATCACATTGGATAAGTAAACTGTGACCTTTAAGTTTCAGAGTATGAAAGAtcaactgttttgtttgtttgtttgtttgtttgtttgtttagtttggtttagttttctatgttaataaacatttaattaaatttttattttataatacctGAGGTATTTTTGAGATATTCTACCACCACACATATTATATCAATTGCCTATGAAAGTGTGTCCCTGTTGTCTGGCACCATAGGGTAGGGCACCAACTGGTACTGGCGGGATATGTAAAAATGTATTCCTTCCTCACCTACCTAAGGTATTATCTGAAAGATAATATCTAAGCTGGAAGCCAGGTCTGTGTGGGAGGAAAAGGAACACTAGGAAAGGGCGAGATGGGAGATTCTCTAGCAGACAAGGAGGGATGGACTGCAACGGAGCAGAAAGGTACAGAGGTAGGCATGTGGCGGGCCATAGGCTAATTAGTTATGTTAAGTTTAGATAGCTGGCTGGGAGACTGTCCTAGATAAAATGCTTaagcattaaaatattaaaaaaagactcTGTGTCATGATTTATATAGCTGGTGGGTCAGTGAAAGTCTTGTTATAACTGGTTTCTTATGTCTTATCATTTCACagaagtttcatttttttttccttgcaacaTATCACTATCTATACCTGATGAGCTgggcactcactatgtagatccacctgtttctatttcctgagtactgggattaaaggcctgtgataTTATCCTTGCACATGAATCTATCCTAATGGAAAATATGCTAATTTTTATCTGCCTTCTCAATCACTCATTAATAGACTTACTAAAAATATATTTGGTTCTTTATTAATAAACATTGAATTCTACAATGGCATGAGTATCTTTTCAGCATGTGACAATGTTTTCTTGAGAAAAAAGGTATCAGTCAGCATTGAGGAGAGATGTGgtgaataacatttatttttctttgctaaGAGGGGTTGCTATCTAGACTAAGACTAATAAGAAGCAGACACATAACATTACCAACAAAATGAGGTGGAAAAATGAGTCTACATAGTCAGATGAACTAATGAATTTTATGTGGTAGGTAAATCAGttatgaaagaaaggaaataaattatcTTGACATAAATCATctagaaaaaataatattaagaaataaagtaagattttcataaattagagaataaacatgaatgtatttttattttaaaatggtagACACATATTTTGTTTCTAAAAAGAACTAGGTGTATGAATTCAGAAAACTGTCTCAAGTCTTTACACTGCACTAGAAAGAGAACCCTTTCTTAAGCATTCTACCTTTGGCCTCCTCAATGCCATCATAACCATGCCTTCCTAAGTTAGTCTCACAGTTATATTTTGAAGTGGAATTgctattatttttgttactacacTGTAGTAATCATCACCACCATAATAACCATTATCAGATTTATCTTCTAAATTATTGTATTGAAAAtaagaatgaaaggaaatattAAACCATGgccaatgtttctttttttttaattatttttattcgatatattttttatttacatttcaaatgatttcccctttcctagcccccccactcccagaaagtcccgtaagcctccttctctccccctgtcctcccacccaccccttcccacttccccgttctggttttgctgaatactgcttcactgagtctttccagaacatggggccactcttcctttcttcttgtacctcatttgatgtgtagattatgttttgggtattccaggtttctaggttaatatccacttattagtgagtgtataccatgattcaccttttgagtctgggttacctcacttagtatgatgttctctaatgGCCAATGTTTCTTAACATTCTAAACTTTCAGTGGATTAATTAAGGCCAAACTTTCTCGAACTACGAAGTTTTTGAAATGTTAGATGGAGGAAAGCAGTAAGTTGCTATTACTGGTGA
This portion of the Apodemus sylvaticus chromosome 1, mApoSyl1.1, whole genome shotgun sequence genome encodes:
- the LOC127680877 gene encoding olfactory receptor 52Z1P-like yields the protein MMMSSNHTNLRDIWYTMIGIPGLEDVHIWLSIPICSMYIVALTGNTLLIFLIFTEHSLHEPMYIFLSMLALADIILSTVTTPKVLAIFWFQAGGISFASCVSQMFFLHFMFVTESAILLAMAFDRYVAICFPLRYTTILTPSVICRMGIASVTRSFFICFPLVFLVYRLNYCGRNIIRHSYCEHIGIARLACDSIKVNIYYGMTVPLFSIGLDIVLIIISYTLILHTVFRIPSRNAQLKALGTCGSHVCVILLFYTPSLFTFFAHRFGGHSIPRHVHILFANLYVVVPPTLNPIIYGVKTKQIQDRFFQMFSFTKACF